TTTTGCATAACGAATTCGTAAATTTTTGATGAGATTCTTGAAGAATATACAGCTGAAAAGTGGTCAATTGTGGTCCAAAAGCCGAGCTCTTGACATTTCTTTTTGACATTTTCAGACAATCCCTGAAAAGTCTTGATCTAGATGTGGTTTTACTTTTGTTGAGCTACAGTAGACGTATATTTTCGAATAAAGTTGGTGACTTTTTCATATTTGTTTGATTGAATTTAAATAGCTGGCTCTGGGAAATTGAGGGCTTTAAACAGTATTGAAGGCTTATTTTGATGGCTGTGGATGGATTAGTTGAGCTTAAATTTAGGCTTGCTGATGGCAGTGATATTGGGCCGAGCAAGTATAGCTCTGCCACAACTGTCACTACTCTCAAAGAAACAATCATTTCACAATGGCCCCAAGGTTTATATATTCGAACTCTCTTCTTGTGTTTTCCCCCTGCTTTATGTGTGTTTTGGGTTGCTTAAGTGTTAGTTGTGGCTCTTGTTGGGGTTTTAATGGCAGTGCTGAATAGTTGTGTTTTGAATCTGTTGCATCTTGTTATGTTTAGTTCTTGATTCATTTGCTCTTTTGTTGCTTATTTGAAAACTGATGGATGATTGTGAGGAGTTTATTTAGGAGAAAGGGTCATGCTAGTGTTAAGGTTATGTAATCGAACTTCACATTAGATTAGTTTTTTAGATACGCGTTGGCTGAATCCGTACCATGCTGGACTGATGTTGGAACAAGCTCTGTTAACTTCACAGTAGAATCTTGATTTTGTCTTCCATACACCTGTTATTAGCTGCGATGGGAAATCTTCTTACTCGTGAAAATATAACGTGTTAGGCCGGTGAAGTTGATTAGTTCATAGGGGTTTTCGCGTGCCTCTCATGGTTTTTAAAGTAGGCTGACCCTTTCGGTTACAGTTTTATAGTCGTAGTGATATTTAATAGTATAAGATTTGGAGCAGAGCAATGCTATATATTTCTCATGGAATTATGTCTTGATGCTCGATCCTGTCCTTCCGTGTTGAACCGTAGCAACTGATACATAGCGAAACTTAAACTTCACTCTTTAACTGCATGATCAATTTAGACTCTCCCGTTCGTGTCGCCTATAACAGTGTTATCTGTATGTTCTGTGTCGTGTTATCCATCAACCTCATAGAGGCACTTTGATGTTGCAGATAAAGAAAACAGACCTGAGTCCATAGACGGTATAAAGCTCATTAACGCTGGGAAGATACTAGAAAACAACCGAACCCTTGATGAATCACGAACTCCTCTAAGTGAAGTTCCAGGAGAAGTCATCACAATGCTTGTCGTAGTGCAGTCTCCTCTTCCAGACAAACACAGTGGTAATAAACTACTTCTTGTGCTCTTGAGTATGATACAATATGCTCTGAGATTTAGGCGATGTTTGTTTTAGCGCACATAGCAAGAAAAGTAGAGCAAAACCTGGCTTCGATACTGATGTATGTGTCTACTTTATTGTCTCAGATAAATTGCAGCATGAATCCCATCAAAAGACCGGATGCTCATGCTCGATCATGTAACGTGTTTGGCAGAGCCAAAGCAATGTCGTTTACAGGCATTTTACATCGTATTACAAGCATTTTACCATGATTTCTGTTTCAGGCAATGATGTGAATTTTAGAGcactttatttatatattttataaatacaaCAAATTCAAAGATTGTCCCTATAACCAATCTTGAATTTTTCTCACAACATTGGTGTTTCATTAGTGTTTTAAGTTCATATATTATTGTACAAAAAGTTAATACAATAATAAACAAGAAGGAAAAACACTTATCAAACATTTTGTGCAAAATGAAAACTTTTcgtataaatttaaaatattggtgaaacattttgtacaATGTTATTATTCCACGCCCTTGGGAGTAAGGATGTTTGGTTCACACCGATTAAAATCTGAACCACTTATCACGGGTTGAACCAAAATCGGTCTATCATTTCTTTTAGTCcaattatgatttatttttttttaccataatTGACATTAATAGAAGTTAAAAATACTCTAGTACAGTAAATTCTAATTCTTGACAATGGCAAAAAATAGAATAGAGAGAAGGGAAGCGAAACTAACCacataaaataattgaaaaacattaaaaatgattttttttaaaaaaaagtgtagAATCCAATTGTGATTCACATGAACTCATAGAACAATTCAAAATTTACACGAAAACATCACCCAATCTAAGTTTTCCAAATCAGGACTCCTTCGTCAATTCGTCTTCACCAATTTCTCAATTCATTCCTAGAATTCCGTCGAAAATCATAACTATAAACGTGAGAAACCGACTAAATCAGGCGGGGTTAGCTGGAGACGATGAGCAATCTGAGGGCTATATGCAGGCCCCACGCCGTGTTCGCTTCCATGGCGTGTTGCTACAGATCGATGGGTAGGGTTTCGTCGCTTGAAAAGCACAGCCGCAGCTTGGGacggccgccgccgccgccgccgcgttATATCGCGGTTTGGTTCGATAGGTTGGGGGAACATAGACCGTATGAACCGCGGGTAAGGCAGAATCGGCAGAGGAGAATGGTTGCTACCAAGGCTTCCAATTGGACTGATTCCAAATCTCCCTATGAAACCCTTGGTAACCTCTTTTTTGTCAATTTTTCTCGGTTTGTGTTATTGTGCGATTGAAATATTTTGGGGATAGTGTTGTGAAAATTTCTGCAATTTTATCACGATTGATTTACAAATCTGCAATTTTTCACTCAGAATTGGAGAAGGATGCAAATGAAGAGCAGATTAAGGTGGCATATAGACGACTGGCTAAGTTCTATCACCCTGATGGTTTGTCCCTATTCTGATGTACCTTATTTTGTTTTACTTCTTTCTTTATGCCCTATGTTGTGATGAATATGAAATTTGAAGACATAAGAAAATTGGACTTGCTCTCagttaagaaaataaaaaatgttctGGTTTGGGGACCTTAAATTTGCTGTATGAGTAATGAGGTGTCTCTTTGACGAAATAGCGGTCAATGTGTAACCAGCGAATATACGCCGGTCACATTCTGTTGTTCTTGATCATAAACTGGAAAAATTCATCAACAGTTGTAAACTCTGATGTGTCATAGATTTAATGTTAATATCGATGTTGTGGTTTATATACTACCAAATATGAAGTGAAAAATTCTGCTTAACTGTGAATTTTTTGCATTGGTCATTAATGCAAGCTCCTCGAGAAGCATGGATCAGACTATCAGATAGAAACATCTTCTTAAAGAAATTTGATTCAGTCACTAAATTTCAGATAACAGGTTCATTGCGAACTAAACTTATCATTCTATTACCTCTGCTTTTCATGTGTTGCAGTTTACAATGGGAGAGGGACCTTAGAAGAAGATGAAACAGCAGAGACTCGGTTCATAAAGATTCAGGCTGCATATGAGCTTCTTATAGATGAGGAGAAACGGAGACAATATGACACTGACAATCGTGTGAATCCAATGAAGGTATATTTGTTATTGGCCCTTCTAACTATCCAGTCGTGTCAATAGATCTTCATAATGCTACAGTTCCTTGCTTCTCTATATTAGCAGCTTCCTTTGTCCAACCTTAAATCCCATTCAGCTTCTGTGAgagatttaaatttaaaaatataaaaaaaatatatgtcaTCTGTTCAGAAAAAAACATTAGGCTGCTTAAAAGCGTAAAAAATGTACTATAAAGGTCGAAAGTTAAtccataattttataattagtaTTGTGAGTGGTATCCATTGTGAAGGATGATAAATACACAATCAACAGTATATAGATTCGAAAAGGATCGGGCGAGAATGACAATTGCAGTAGAGAAATGTTAATCATTTTCAGCTCTTTGAACCTCTGTCCCGTTAAAGAAACCGGGACTCTTTTTAGTAGCTCATGTTAAGATTCATTGCATTAGTCTGTCAGATATAATTCAGGCTGTTGAGATTGTTCAGAAATTCTAGCTAGTCCAAGTTCTTTAGCAGTtcatgttttttgttttccttctcACTT
This sequence is a window from Salvia splendens isolate huo1 chromosome 5, SspV2, whole genome shotgun sequence. Protein-coding genes within it:
- the LOC121805417 gene encoding uncharacterized protein LOC121805417, whose translation is MSNLRAICRPHAVFASMACCYRSMGRVSSLEKHSRSLGRPPPPPPRYIAVWFDRLGEHRPYEPRVRQNRQRRMVATKASNWTDSKSPYETLELEKDANEEQIKVAYRRLAKFYHPDVYNGRGTLEEDETAETRFIKIQAAYELLIDEEKRRQYDTDNRVNPMKASEAWIEWILKKRKAFDQRGDMAIAAWAEQQQLELHLRVRRLARSKIDPEEERKILVREKASIEQFNNTLRRHTLILKKRDLNRRKAEEEKKRIIGQLLAEEGLELDNDEDK
- the LOC121803398 gene encoding membrane-anchored ubiquitin-fold protein 6-like, whose product is MAVDGLVELKFRLADGSDIGPSKYSSATTVTTLKETIISQWPQDKENRPESIDGIKLINAGKILENNRTLDESRTPLSEVPGEVITMLVVVQSPLPDKHSDKLQHESHQKTGCSCSIM